The Paenibacillus swuensis genome contains the following window.
ATAACCCCTTTGGTGAAGTGCTTCTGGAACAGGAAATAGATAAACATGATCGGTAGTGTCGTGACAATAACCGCCGCCGCACTCAAGGTTCGGCCGGTAGTTCTTGCCCGTTCTAACATCTGGGATGCCATAGCATCCTGTGCAGGCGTCTGATTCAAGGCGATGATTTTAAATAGATAGGTCTGAATCGGTTGAAGGTTTTCATTATAAGTAAATACATAAGCATCAAACCATGAATTCCATTGATCCACACCGACAAAAATACAGATGGAGGCGATGATAGGCATCGACAGTGGAAAGATGATGGTAAACAACAATCTCCATGTACCGCAGCCGTCGATTTTCGCCGCTTCTTCAAGCTCCGCAGGAATTTGCTCAAAGAACGTTTTCATTAAAAGCATGTACCAGATGTTAATCAAACCAGGAATGATATACACAGCAAATGTATCCAGCAAATGCAGATCTTTATATAGAAGGTAAGTGGGAATCAAACCGCCGTTGAAAATAAGTCCGATGACACAGATGAGCAAGTAGTACTTACGCCCAATCAGCATTTTCTTGGATAGACCATAGGCAAAGATCGCAGTACAGAATACGGTGGTCAGAATACCTAGCGCAGTACGGCTTACTGTAACGATGAGGGCTTGGATGATTTTGTCATCTTTAAAAATAACTTCATAACTCTGTGTCGAGAACAATCTTGGCCAGAGGTAAATTCCGCCTCGGTTCGCATCAGCTCCGTCATTTAATGAAATGGCTAACGTATTGAGGAACGGGTAGATGGTAACAACGCAGATCATAACCATGAGCGTAATGTTAAGGCTGTTAAACAAACTGAATTTAGTTCTCATAGGAGCCTCCTTCCTCTACCATATCCCCATGCTGTGACGTTTAGCGAAACGGTTAGCCAGAATGATTAGAACGAAACCGATAACGCTCTTAAACAATCCTGCCGCCGTTGCAAAAGAGAACCTTCCGAACTTCAACCCTACATCCAGCACGTAGGTGTCGATAATGTTGGCCACATCACTCACCAACGGGTTGCGCAGGACCAGAATCTGATCAAACCCGGCGTCAAGGATGGAGCCGATCCGCAGGATAAACATAATAACAATCGTCGCGATAATGCAGGGAAGTGTAACGTACCACATCTGCTGAAGCCGGTTAGCGCCGTCCATCTTGGATGCTTCATAGAGCTCCGGATCTACTCCTGTAATGGCGGCTACGTAGATGATGGCAGACCAACCCATTTCCTTCCAGTTCTCCGATATGATTAGCAACGGCCAGAACAGATTGGGCGATCCCAGGAACAAGATCGGCTCGCTGATTAACCCGCTGGCAAGTAACAAGCTGTTCAAAGCCCCCTCATCCTTGGCGAGCAATGTCGCCATGACACCACCGACAATGACCCACGAAACGAAATGGGGCAGATAGGAAATGCCCTGAACGAAAGAACGAAATCTCTGTGTCCGCAATTCATTCAGCAGAAGGGCAAATAAGATCGGAAGCGGAAACGTAAAGACAATTTTTAATAAACTAATCATTACCGTATTGTAAAGAATGGTATGAAATTGTGAAGAGGTGAATAATTCCTCGAAATGCTTCAACCCGACCCATGGACTTGCCCAAACTCCCTGAACGGGGATAAACTCCTTAAAGGCTAGCAGCAAACCATAGGACGGCAGAAACTTAAATACAATGAGAAACAGGATTCCGGGTATAACCATCAACTGCAATTCTTTCTGCTTCACAAGACGCTTCCATAGACTTGGCTGCCTTAAATCCGCCCCGGATTTGATTTCGCTTTTCTGCACAACTGCATGATTTGTCTTCATGATCGCACTCCTTCCTGCTGTATTCTTATAAGCATGTATTCATCGGTGAAATGTGAATGTTCTCAAATGAGGCATCACCGAATTGAGTAAAGAACCGCAGAGCCTCGTATTTCTTATCGATTCGTGAGATTAGAGTCCGGTTACCATCGATGCACAAATCGATCCATCCTTCCAGCACGATGGCTTCGACGAAAACCCGATTTTCAAGCGGATTCCACTGATATATTGAAGCGCTTTCATTCTCTTGAAATGCCGGAGCGCCGATTCGGTGTATTCCAATCTTTCTGTTAGAAGGTTCGAAGCGAATGTCATATCCGTTGTTGAACGAGTCGTTATCCGCAATAGAAAATCCGAAGAACATATTGGGATATCCAATTTTCACTTCAAAATTTATTGCATATTCTTGCT
Protein-coding sequences here:
- a CDS encoding carbohydrate ABC transporter permease; its protein translation is MRTKFSLFNSLNITLMVMICVVTIYPFLNTLAISLNDGADANRGGIYLWPRLFSTQSYEVIFKDDKIIQALIVTVSRTALGILTTVFCTAIFAYGLSKKMLIGRKYYLLICVIGLIFNGGLIPTYLLYKDLHLLDTFAVYIIPGLINIWYMLLMKTFFEQIPAELEEAAKIDGCGTWRLLFTIIFPLSMPIIASICIFVGVDQWNSWFDAYVFTYNENLQPIQTYLFKIIALNQTPAQDAMASQMLERARTTGRTLSAAAVIVTTLPIMFIYFLFQKHFTKGVMVGALKG
- a CDS encoding ABC transporter permease, with product MKTNHAVVQKSEIKSGADLRQPSLWKRLVKQKELQLMVIPGILFLIVFKFLPSYGLLLAFKEFIPVQGVWASPWVGLKHFEELFTSSQFHTILYNTVMISLLKIVFTFPLPILFALLLNELRTQRFRSFVQGISYLPHFVSWVIVGGVMATLLAKDEGALNSLLLASGLISEPILFLGSPNLFWPLLIISENWKEMGWSAIIYVAAITGVDPELYEASKMDGANRLQQMWYVTLPCIIATIVIMFILRIGSILDAGFDQILVLRNPLVSDVANIIDTYVLDVGLKFGRFSFATAAGLFKSVIGFVLIILANRFAKRHSMGIW